One stretch of Clostridium sp. Marseille-P299 DNA includes these proteins:
- a CDS encoding helix-turn-helix transcriptional regulator has translation MAKNLKLKSARAALDLSQKDLAEKVNVSRQTINAIESGNYNPTIQLCKNICKVLGKTLDEIFGDDE, from the coding sequence ATGGCAAAAAACCTAAAATTGAAATCCGCAAGAGCTGCACTTGATTTATCTCAGAAGGATTTAGCTGAGAAAGTGAATGTTAGTAGGCAAACAATAAATGCAATTGAGAGTGGAAATTATAATCCAACGATTCAATTATGTAAAAATATATGTAAAGTGCTTGGTAAGACTCTTGACGAGATTTTTGGTGATGATGAATAA
- a CDS encoding peptidylprolyl isomerase, translating to MKYIKKVSVFLLIASLTSASLLSCNKKDKETADASKQQNETEASTVDLSNETVLTVGDIDVSYKEVLLYMQSYKDKYENLYGGDIWSYKVDSEGKTFETVFKEKLLEDIINIKTICAQAENLGVTLAEDELLDVDELTATFLSSFTEAQMKEYNIDIETVKKVYMDNMLANKIYESLTLNVDTDVSDEEARQIVLQYLLVSNCTFDENGNRVEYTEEQLEAAKEKAVELRQQALEADSFYSFAQENSDNKDEIEITVGKGDMEADLEKVAFSMTKGEISDVIESKSGFYILYCVSDLDREATNAAKEEIISNRQEEAFNTTYKEWADNTKVKLNKDIWNDISFDDQLFQ from the coding sequence ATGAAATATATAAAGAAAGTCTCAGTTTTTTTGTTGATTGCATCGTTAACGTCAGCTAGCCTACTTTCCTGTAATAAAAAAGATAAGGAAACTGCAGATGCTAGTAAACAGCAAAATGAGACAGAAGCAAGTACTGTAGATTTATCAAATGAGACTGTCTTAACAGTTGGTGATATTGATGTAAGCTATAAAGAAGTGCTTTTATATATGCAATCTTATAAGGATAAATATGAAAACCTTTATGGAGGAGATATTTGGAGCTATAAGGTAGACTCTGAAGGAAAAACGTTTGAAACAGTATTTAAAGAAAAACTTTTGGAAGATATTATTAATATTAAGACAATATGTGCACAAGCAGAGAATCTAGGAGTTACACTAGCCGAGGACGAGCTTTTAGATGTAGATGAATTAACAGCTACTTTTTTAAGTTCCTTTACAGAGGCACAAATGAAAGAATACAATATTGATATTGAAACGGTTAAAAAAGTCTATATGGACAATATGCTTGCCAATAAGATTTACGAAAGTTTAACTTTAAATGTTGATACAGATGTGTCAGATGAAGAAGCAAGACAAATTGTACTTCAGTATTTATTAGTATCTAATTGTACATTTGATGAAAATGGAAATCGTGTTGAATATACAGAAGAACAATTAGAGGCAGCTAAGGAAAAGGCTGTAGAATTAAGACAACAGGCTTTAGAAGCAGATTCTTTTTACTCCTTTGCACAAGAAAATAGTGATAATAAGGATGAAATTGAAATAACTGTTGGCAAAGGAGACATGGAAGCTGATTTAGAGAAGGTTGCTTTTTCCATGACTAAGGGTGAAATTAGTGATGTAATAGAATCTAAAAGTGGATTTTATATTTTATACTGTGTATCGGACTTAGACCGTGAAGCTACGAATGCTGCGAAGGAAGAAATAATCTCCAATCGCCAGGAGGAGGCTTTTAACACAACATACAAGGAATGGGCAGATAATACAAAGGTTAAATTAAATAAGGACATCTGGAATGATATAAGCTTTGATGATCAGCTATTTCAATAA
- the mfd gene encoding transcription-repair coupling factor, with product MKDSVSLHQFPLQVTGCIDSQKCNFIAALSSDFPFKLIITYNDLKAKEIYEDYKLYDKNVMLYPAKDIIFYSADIHGNAIVKDRLQILKRLIEGKPVTVIATIDGGMDKLLPLDFIAQRVIQIHEEDSLELSELAEKLIHIGYERQGQVENPGEFAIRGGIIDIFPLTEEVPYRIELWGDEIDSIRTFDVSSQRSIERVSTVSIFPAAEIILEPEARNLGLKKIEKEEAEYVKKLRLEMKTEESARVQKIIAEFKENLECLQGSIGLESYIKFFYDETCSFFDYFANESSIVFLDEPSRMIEKGEAVTTEFRESMVSRIEKGYILPSQMDVIYDYKEILANLGRKNAVLISTMDHKTTHVTIKKKYDISVKSVNPYNNNFEILVKDLKDWKKNGYRVVLLSSSRTRAARLAEDLREYELNAFYTDELNREIQKGEIFVTYGNLHKGFEYPLIKFVIISESDIFGAEKKKKKKKTNYEGKQIQSFSDLNIGDYVVHENHGLGIYRGIEKIEVDKVSKDYIKIEYGGGGVLYILATGLDVIQKYASADARKPKLNKLNSVEWKNTKARVRGAVKDVAEELVKLYATRQAKEGHQFGPDTVWQKEFEEMFPYEETEDQLRAIEDTKRDMESKRIMDRLICGDVGYGKTEIAIRAAFKAVADGKQVVILVPTTILAQQHYNTFTQRMMDFPVSIDMLSRFKTASEQKKAIERAKKGQLDILIGTHRVLSKDVQFKNLGLLIVDEEQRFGVTHKEKIKQMKGDIDVLTLTATPIPRTLHMSLVGIRDMSVLEEPPVDRLPIQTYVLEHNDEIIREAINRELARGGQVYYVYNRVNGIDEVANNIAKLVPDANVSFAHGQMNEHTLEKIMFEFINGEIDVLVSTTIIETGLDISNVNTMLIDDADRLGLSQLYQLRGRVGRSNRTSYAFLMYRRDKLLKEIAEKRLQAIKEFTELGSGFKIAMRDLEIRGAGNLLGAEQSGHMESVGYDLYCKMLNEAVKKLKGEIKEEDTFDTTVDLDMDAYIPSTYIKNEMQKLDMYKRVAGIENEEEFMDMQEELMDRFGDIPTSVNNLLNIALLKSIAHSVYVTNLVQKGNEIKFVLYAKAKFNVEKIPELLTEYNNQLKLVPGTTPYFTYQLKDAKKNNKIVKYDTYELFEVVKKILNDLKILM from the coding sequence ATAAAGGATAGCGTATCGCTTCATCAATTTCCGTTACAGGTAACTGGCTGTATTGACTCACAAAAGTGCAATTTTATAGCAGCTTTATCAAGTGATTTTCCTTTTAAATTAATCATCACATATAATGATTTAAAAGCGAAGGAAATCTATGAAGATTACAAATTATATGATAAAAATGTTATGTTATATCCAGCAAAGGATATTATATTTTACAGTGCCGATATTCATGGGAATGCAATTGTTAAGGACCGTTTACAGATTTTAAAACGATTAATCGAAGGGAAACCGGTAACTGTAATTGCTACCATTGATGGTGGTATGGATAAATTATTACCCCTTGATTTCATAGCTCAAAGAGTAATTCAAATACATGAAGAAGATTCCCTAGAGTTATCTGAATTGGCGGAAAAGTTAATTCATATTGGATATGAAAGACAAGGACAAGTAGAAAACCCAGGAGAATTTGCCATTCGAGGAGGTATTATTGATATTTTTCCTTTAACCGAGGAAGTGCCTTATCGTATTGAATTATGGGGAGATGAAATCGATTCCATACGTACTTTTGATGTTAGTAGTCAACGATCCATTGAGAGAGTAAGTACAGTATCCATTTTTCCAGCAGCAGAGATAATATTAGAGCCAGAAGCTAGGAATCTTGGACTTAAGAAGATTGAAAAAGAAGAAGCTGAATATGTTAAAAAGCTTCGTTTAGAAATGAAGACAGAAGAATCTGCAAGAGTACAAAAAATAATTGCAGAGTTTAAGGAAAACCTCGAGTGCTTACAAGGATCCATAGGACTAGAAAGCTATATTAAGTTTTTTTATGATGAAACTTGTAGTTTTTTTGATTATTTTGCGAATGAAAGTTCCATTGTATTTTTAGATGAACCAAGTAGGATGATTGAAAAAGGAGAGGCAGTAACAACAGAGTTTCGAGAGAGTATGGTAAGCCGTATAGAAAAAGGATATATCTTACCAAGTCAAATGGATGTTATTTATGATTACAAAGAGATACTTGCTAACTTAGGTCGTAAGAATGCAGTATTAATTAGTACAATGGACCATAAAACAACCCATGTGACCATTAAGAAGAAATATGATATTTCAGTCAAATCAGTAAATCCATATAATAATAATTTTGAAATACTTGTAAAGGATTTAAAGGATTGGAAGAAGAACGGCTACCGCGTTGTTTTATTATCAAGTTCTAGAACAAGAGCTGCTAGATTAGCTGAGGACTTAAGAGAATACGAACTAAACGCATTTTACACAGATGAATTAAATAGAGAAATTCAAAAGGGTGAAATTTTCGTAACTTATGGAAACCTTCACAAAGGATTTGAATACCCTTTAATTAAATTTGTTATCATCTCTGAGAGCGATATATTTGGAGCTGAGAAAAAGAAGAAAAAGAAAAAAACTAATTATGAAGGAAAGCAGATTCAAAGCTTTTCAGATTTGAATATTGGAGATTATGTAGTTCATGAAAACCATGGTTTAGGAATCTATCGTGGTATTGAGAAGATAGAAGTAGATAAGGTTAGTAAGGATTATATTAAAATAGAGTATGGCGGTGGCGGCGTGTTGTATATACTTGCAACAGGCCTAGATGTGATACAAAAATATGCAAGTGCAGACGCAAGAAAGCCAAAACTTAATAAATTAAATTCTGTTGAGTGGAAAAATACAAAAGCAAGAGTAAGAGGTGCGGTAAAAGATGTAGCGGAAGAATTGGTTAAATTATATGCTACAAGACAGGCAAAAGAAGGACATCAGTTTGGTCCAGATACGGTTTGGCAAAAAGAATTTGAGGAGATGTTCCCGTACGAAGAAACAGAAGACCAGTTAAGAGCCATTGAAGATACCAAGCGAGATATGGAAAGTAAACGTATTATGGACCGTTTAATATGTGGGGATGTTGGTTATGGTAAAACAGAAATAGCCATAAGAGCAGCCTTTAAGGCGGTAGCGGATGGAAAACAGGTGGTTATTTTAGTTCCTACTACGATTTTAGCACAGCAACATTATAATACTTTTACTCAGCGAATGATGGACTTTCCAGTTAGCATTGATATGCTGTCTCGATTTAAAACGGCTTCGGAACAAAAGAAGGCAATCGAACGAGCAAAGAAGGGCCAATTGGATATCTTAATAGGGACACACAGAGTATTATCTAAAGATGTTCAATTTAAGAATCTAGGATTGTTAATTGTTGATGAGGAACAACGTTTTGGTGTAACACATAAGGAAAAGATTAAACAAATGAAGGGGGACATTGATGTTTTAACATTAACAGCTACCCCAATTCCAAGAACACTTCATATGAGTTTAGTTGGAATACGTGATATGAGTGTACTTGAAGAGCCACCTGTGGATCGATTACCAATTCAAACCTATGTGCTTGAGCATAATGATGAGATTATTCGTGAGGCAATTAATAGAGAACTTGCTAGAGGTGGCCAAGTTTATTATGTTTATAACCGTGTAAATGGAATTGATGAAGTTGCAAATAACATAGCAAAATTGGTTCCGGATGCGAATGTATCCTTTGCTCATGGCCAAATGAATGAACACACCTTAGAGAAAATTATGTTCGAGTTTATCAATGGTGAGATTGATGTATTGGTATCCACAACGATAATAGAAACAGGACTAGATATCTCTAATGTAAATACAATGCTAATTGATGATGCAGACCGACTTGGTCTTTCACAGCTTTACCAATTACGTGGGCGTGTGGGAAGATCGAATCGTACTTCTTATGCCTTTTTGATGTATCGAAGAGATAAGCTATTAAAGGAAATTGCTGAAAAACGTTTGCAAGCAATTAAAGAATTTACAGAACTAGGTTCTGGATTTAAGATTGCTATGAGAGATTTAGAAATTAGAGGTGCAGGTAATTTACTTGGAGCAGAACAAAGTGGACATATGGAATCCGTAGGATACGATTTGTATTGCAAAATGCTAAATGAAGCAGTTAAAAAGTTAAAGGGTGAAATTAAAGAGGAAGATACTTTTGATACAACCGTTGACTTAGATATGGATGCTTATATACCATCTACGTATATTAAGAATGAAATGCAAAAGCTTGATATGTATAAACGAGTTGCAGGAATTGAGAATGAAGAAGAGTTTATGGATATGCAAGAGGAATTAATGGACCGTTTTGGAGATATTCCAACATCTGTAAACAATTTGCTTAACATTGCTTTATTAAAATCCATTGCTCACTCAGTTTATGTAACAAACCTTGTACAAAAAGGCAATGAAATAAAGTTTGTTCTGTATGCAAAAGCAAAATTTAATGTTGAGAAAATACCTGAATTGTTGACAGAATATAATAATCAGTTAAAGTTAGTTCCAGGTACTACACCTTATTTTACGTATCAGTTAAAGGATGCTAAAAAGAATAATAAGATAGTGAAATATGACACTTACGAATTGTTTGAAGTTGTAAAAAAAATATTAAATGATTTAAAAATATTGATGTAA
- the pth gene encoding aminoacyl-tRNA hydrolase, protein MYIIIGLGNPSKEYQATRHNIGFDAITRIADDYNISLDTKKHKAICGKGMIGSERVILAQPQTYMNLSGESVRELIDFYKLTNKDIIVIYDDISLDVGQLRIRKKGSAGGHNGIKNIIAHLGTDEFMRIKVGVGDKPKDWDLADYVLARFPKEDEEKIREALKRTSNACDTIITKGIEEAMNLYNKKEG, encoded by the coding sequence ATGTATATTATTATTGGATTAGGTAATCCATCCAAAGAATATCAAGCAACTAGGCATAATATTGGATTTGATGCGATTACAAGAATAGCAGATGATTACAACATTTCATTAGATACAAAAAAGCATAAAGCAATCTGTGGCAAAGGAATGATTGGGTCAGAACGTGTTATCCTTGCACAACCACAAACATATATGAACTTGAGTGGAGAAAGTGTAAGAGAACTTATTGACTTTTATAAACTAACAAATAAAGATATCATTGTTATTTATGATGATATTAGTCTAGATGTAGGCCAACTTCGTATAAGAAAGAAAGGAAGTGCAGGAGGACATAATGGTATTAAAAATATCATTGCCCATCTTGGAACGGATGAATTTATGCGAATAAAAGTTGGGGTAGGAGACAAACCTAAAGATTGGGATTTGGCTGATTATGTTCTAGCAAGATTTCCAAAAGAAGATGAGGAGAAAATAAGAGAAGCATTAAAGAGAACCTCCAATGCCTGTGATACAATTATCACGAAAGGAATTGAGGAAGCAATGAATCTTTATAATAAAAAGGAGGGCTAA